The Deinococcus metallilatus genome segment GACCGCGTACGGCTTGATCAGGTCCTTCAGGCGGGCTTCCTGGCTCACGTCGAGGTTGGCGGCCAGCAGCGGGAACTGGGCCTTCTGTGCGAAGCGGGCCAGCGCCTCGGGGCCGTTGTCGAACTCGTGGTTGCCGACCGCCATCGCCTGATAGCCCTGGAGGTTCATGAACAGCACGTCGGCCAGGCCCTGGTAGACGTTGTAGAACAGCGTGCCCTGGAAGGTATCGCCACCCGAGAGCACCAGCGGATTGGGGTCCTGCGCCGCGTACTTGCGGACCAGCGCCGTCTGGCGGGCGTAGCCGCCGTAGGTGCCCTGGCCGACCTTGACCGGGTCGAGGTGCCCGTGCAGGTCGTCACTGTGGAGGATGGTCACGGTCAGGGGCGCAGCACTGGCGACAGAACCCAGCAGCGCCGCAGAAAGGAGCCAAAATTTCATACGGGCCTCATCATACGCGGTCTGCCTGCCGTTGGTCACGGGGGTATCTGGAAGAGCCCGCCCTTCCCTTCGGTGGGACCACCCTAAAGATCAGGGGAGGAGCCGCACATACCCGGCGGCCCCGCGCAGGAAATGATGCGGGGGAAAGGAGCAGCCATGCCTTATCGCCTGACCATCGAGGAGCAGAGCAATGCGGCGGTGGAGCACTTCCAGCGCGACTTTCCCGATCTGCTGGACGCCAAGCGGTACGCCCACAACCAGGTGCGCGGCGACATCTACTGGACGGTCCGGGGGGATCATCTGGACGGCCTCGCCCCCAGCTACGCCCTGCGGATCGAGGCCGTGGGTGAGGACGCGGGCAAGCCCCTGGACCTGACGGACGACGAACCGCCGCCCGCCGACAACAAGTCGCTCTTCACGCCCGAGGGGCCGGTGGAGGAAGGCTCCTGAGCCGGAGGCTTGCCGCTCACGCCTCGGGACAGGTAGAAAAGCCCGCGCACAGAAGGCCGAAGTACGTGGGCGCTTCGTAAGAGAGAAGCTGCACCCGGCGTGCCGGAGAGGGGATGGCTCCTGCCAACACCAGCGTCTGCCACAGACCGTCGGGCTTGGCGTCCTCGACGAGCCGCGGGTCAAGCGAGGCCAGGCTCTCCAGGTCGCCGCGCCGGATACAGTCCGCCACCTGTGCGTCGAGATGGGCGGCGGCAGGGTGATACCCGTAGGGGCCGTCCTTGTCGTGGGTATGCGACCAGTCGCAACTGGCGATCAAGCCGACTCGCTGTCCGGAGGCGGCCACCGCCCTGGCCAGGGCCTGTCCGAAGCGCAGGTGCGGCGTGAAGTCCGGGCCGCGCGGCGGATTGATCACGACGACGGGCACGTCGGGCATGAAGTGCAGCGGGATCAGTGCGCCCCAGTCGAGGGGCAGGCACGACAGAGGCCCCTCGCTGGTCCCGAAGTTCAGCACGGCGACGGGCAGACCGTCCGCCAGCGCCTCTGCGGCAATGGCCCGCGCGAGGGGCCGGTCCACGCGGCGCTCCAGCGTGACGGCCGCGCCGTGGTCCTCCACCGTGCCGCGCAGACGCTCGCTGTCCGCCACCGTGAACTGACCCTCGGCGCGGGTGCCGTGCGGGGTGAGCACCACGAGCGCGCCAGGAGCAGCGGCGCGCATCCGCTCCCCCAGCGTATGC includes the following:
- a CDS encoding extradiol ring-cleavage dioxygenase, with product MNPFAFACIAPHGSELLEALAGPDPARMALTRGSLHTLGERMRAAAPGALVVLTPHGTRAEGQFTVADSERLRGTVEDHGAAVTLERRVDRPLARAIAAEALADGLPVAVLNFGTSEGPLSCLPLDWGALIPLHFMPDVPVVVINPPRGPDFTPHLRFGQALARAVAASGQRVGLIASCDWSHTHDKDGPYGYHPAAAHLDAQVADCIRRGDLESLASLDPRLVEDAKPDGLWQTLVLAGAIPSPARRVQLLSYEAPTYFGLLCAGFSTCPEA